In Salinirussus salinus, the following proteins share a genomic window:
- a CDS encoding phosphoribosylanthranilate isomerase yields the protein MTRVKICGVTREADREAVVAAGADAVGVIADVPVDTPREVTAERAGDLVAGVPPLVTSVLVTMPDSVQGAVSLQREVAADALQVHATLPPEKVGGLRARVDANVVAAVDVDDDLAGYAAVADALLVDSTDEQGGGGTGETVDWERTRERVADLEVPVVLAGGLTPGNVAEAVETVDPFAVDTATGVEREGGVKDHDAVRAFVGAAGRGAA from the coding sequence ATGACCCGCGTGAAAATCTGCGGGGTGACCCGCGAGGCCGACCGTGAGGCTGTCGTCGCGGCAGGGGCCGACGCGGTCGGCGTCATTGCCGACGTGCCTGTCGACACGCCCCGCGAGGTGACGGCCGAGCGGGCCGGTGACCTCGTGGCCGGCGTCCCGCCGCTCGTGACGAGTGTCCTCGTGACGATGCCCGACAGCGTCCAGGGCGCCGTCTCCCTCCAGCGCGAGGTGGCCGCCGACGCCCTCCAGGTCCACGCCACACTCCCCCCGGAGAAGGTCGGCGGGCTCCGGGCTCGCGTCGACGCGAACGTCGTCGCCGCCGTGGACGTCGACGACGACCTCGCGGGCTACGCCGCGGTCGCCGACGCCCTCCTCGTGGACTCGACGGACGAACAGGGTGGCGGCGGCACCGGCGAGACCGTCGACTGGGAACGGACCCGCGAGCGGGTGGCGGACCTGGAGGTCCCGGTCGTGCTCGCGGGCGGACTCACCCCCGGCAACGTCGCGGAGGCCGTCGAGACGGTCGACCCCTTCGCCGTCGACACTGCCACGGGCGTCGAGCGCGAGGGCGGCGTCAAGGACCACGACGCGGTGCGTGCCTTCGTCGGCGCGGCCGGGAGGGGAGCGGCGTGA
- the trpD gene encoding anthranilate phosphoribosyltransferase, with translation MQEYIERVTEGDDLTQTEAREAATAVFEGATEAQIGALLAGLRSKGETETEIAGFAEGMRVAARTIDPDRETLVDTCGTGGDDHDTINVSTTSAMVAAGAGVPVAKHGNYSVSSSSGSADVLEEVGVNVEAEPPAVESHIEQEGVGFMLAPVFHPAMKAVIGPRKELGMRTVFNVLGPLTNPAGADAQVVGVYDPELVPVLARALGRMDVERAMVVHGSGLDEIAVHGETTVAEVDNGAVSEYTLTPADLGLEQHPIGAIAGGTPEENAADMQAILDGEERGAKRDIILANAGAAVYVAGAAGSLEAGVDRAAEAIDSGAAAAKLEALRALEA, from the coding sequence ATGCAAGAGTACATCGAACGGGTGACCGAGGGCGACGACCTCACACAGACAGAGGCCCGCGAGGCGGCCACGGCGGTCTTCGAGGGGGCGACGGAGGCACAGATCGGCGCGCTGCTGGCCGGGCTCCGCTCCAAGGGCGAGACCGAGACGGAGATCGCGGGCTTCGCCGAGGGGATGCGCGTGGCTGCCCGCACGATCGACCCCGACCGGGAGACGCTGGTCGACACCTGCGGGACCGGGGGCGACGACCACGACACGATCAACGTCTCGACGACCAGCGCGATGGTCGCTGCCGGAGCGGGCGTCCCCGTCGCCAAGCACGGCAACTACTCGGTCTCCTCCTCCTCGGGCAGCGCCGACGTGCTCGAGGAGGTCGGCGTGAACGTGGAGGCAGAACCCCCGGCCGTCGAGAGCCACATCGAACAGGAGGGCGTCGGGTTCATGCTCGCGCCGGTCTTTCACCCGGCGATGAAGGCGGTCATCGGCCCCCGGAAGGAACTCGGGATGCGCACCGTCTTCAACGTGCTCGGCCCGCTGACCAATCCCGCCGGCGCGGACGCACAGGTGGTGGGCGTCTACGACCCGGAGCTCGTTCCCGTGCTCGCCCGCGCGCTCGGCCGGATGGACGTCGAGCGCGCGATGGTCGTCCACGGGTCGGGGCTGGACGAGATCGCCGTCCACGGCGAGACGACCGTCGCCGAGGTCGACAACGGAGCTGTCTCGGAGTACACGCTTACGCCGGCCGACCTGGGACTGGAGCAACACCCCATCGGGGCCATCGCCGGCGGTACCCCCGAAGAGAACGCCGCGGACATGCAGGCGATCCTCGACGGCGAGGAGCGGGGCGCAAAACGGGACATCATCCTCGCGAACGCCGGCGCCGCGGTCTACGTTGCCGGCGCCGCGGGCTCCCTCGAAGCGGGCGTCGACCGCGCGGCGGAGGCCATCGACTCCGGCGCTGCCGCCGCGAAACTCGAGGCCCTGCGGGCGCTGGAGGCATGA
- the trpG gene encoding anthranilate synthase component II, producing MSAESASASGGTTPRVLFIDNFDSFTYNLVEYVSEHAETTVRRNTTSLEEVRQVDPDAIVVSPGPGHPKNERDVGVTNDLLREVSPEVPTLGVCLGLEAAVHAYGGEVGRAPEPVHGKAVPIHHDGRGVYAGLDQGFQGGRYHSLVAVEVPDSFEVTATTEADGEELVMGVRHREHPIEAVQFHPESVLTAVGHDVIRNFLDGV from the coding sequence ATGAGCGCAGAGAGCGCCAGTGCGAGCGGGGGTACGACTCCCCGCGTTCTCTTCATCGACAACTTCGACTCCTTCACCTACAATCTCGTCGAGTACGTCAGCGAGCACGCCGAGACGACCGTCCGCCGGAACACGACGAGCCTGGAGGAAGTCCGGCAGGTCGACCCGGACGCCATCGTCGTCTCGCCGGGGCCGGGCCACCCGAAAAACGAGCGCGACGTCGGCGTCACGAACGACCTTCTGCGGGAGGTCAGCCCCGAGGTGCCCACGCTGGGGGTCTGTCTGGGGCTGGAGGCGGCCGTCCACGCCTACGGGGGCGAGGTCGGGCGCGCGCCCGAACCGGTCCACGGGAAGGCGGTCCCGATCCACCACGACGGGCGGGGCGTCTACGCGGGGCTCGACCAGGGCTTCCAGGGCGGCCGGTACCACTCGCTGGTCGCCGTCGAGGTGCCGGACTCCTTCGAGGTGACGGCGACGACCGAGGCCGACGGCGAGGAGCTGGTGATGGGTGTGCGCCACCGCGAGCACCCCATCGAGGCCGTCCAGTTTCACCCGGAATCGGTGCTGACGGCGGTCGGTCACGACGTGATCCGCAACTTCCTGGACGGCGTCTGA
- a CDS encoding DUF4878 domain-containing protein, protein MSGCIDSLPIVGGGGPGGAAENFIQAANQGNAEEVRSLVHPESPVRGEITGSGLGMMEEADVSVEGTEVVEQNDDSAIVEVTASVRGETGSLQLEMRKDGDQWKVWDMA, encoded by the coding sequence ATGTCAGGGTGTATAGATAGTCTCCCGATCGTCGGCGGCGGTGGGCCAGGCGGTGCGGCCGAGAACTTCATCCAGGCTGCGAACCAGGGCAACGCCGAGGAAGTCCGCTCGCTCGTTCACCCCGAGAGTCCCGTCCGGGGAGAGATCACCGGGTCAGGGCTGGGTATGATGGAAGAGGCGGACGTCAGCGTCGAGGGAACGGAGGTCGTCGAGCAAAACGACGACTCGGCCATCGTCGAGGTCACGGCATCCGTGCGCGGCGAGACTGGCTCCCTCCAACTGGAGATGCGAAAGGACGGGGACCAGTGGAAGGTTTGGGACATGGCCTGA
- the trpE gene encoding anthranilate synthase component I, which yields MDCSREAFVDRAAGERPAVVRATASLPDVEPLSAYAALTGRTTDADASEYAFLLESAEKVASSDPDGAFAPAREDRHARFSFVGYDPEAVVTVDPDGAGVDLLADRYADLLSPAGEDTVDRLRGALPDLPLRGFPDSDRQHLEGGLVGFLSYDAVYDLWLDEVGLEHPTSRFPDAQFVLTTRTLVFDHAEDSVQLVFTPVLREGEDAGACYDRLAAEADRVAGLLEGARAPETDGFRREREEAGPREEYEAAVERAKEHVYSGDIYQGVISRTRELYGEVDALGFYEALRSVNPSPYMYLLGYDDLQVVGASPETLVSVSGDEVMSNPIAGTCPRGTSPVEDRRLAGEMLADDKERAEHTMLVDLARNDVRRVAEAGSVRVEEFMNVLKYSHVQHIESTVTGTLSADCDAFDAVRASFPAGTLSGAPKIRAMEIIDDLERTPRGPYGGGVGYVSWQDDADFAIVIRSATVEALDEDEREHEGERQRVTVQAGAGIVADSDPAAEFDETEQKMDGVLAALERIEREDADAGTGEGAEPGPEPEVDG from the coding sequence ATGGACTGCTCGCGGGAGGCCTTCGTCGACCGGGCGGCCGGCGAGCGCCCGGCGGTCGTGCGAGCGACGGCCAGCCTGCCCGACGTGGAGCCGCTTTCGGCCTACGCCGCGCTGACCGGCCGGACGACCGACGCCGACGCGAGCGAGTACGCCTTCCTGCTGGAGAGCGCCGAAAAGGTGGCCTCGAGCGACCCCGACGGTGCGTTCGCGCCCGCCCGCGAGGACCGCCACGCGCGCTTCTCCTTCGTCGGGTACGACCCCGAGGCGGTCGTGACCGTCGACCCGGACGGGGCGGGGGTGGACCTGCTCGCCGACCGCTACGCGGACCTGCTCTCGCCGGCGGGCGAGGACACGGTCGACCGCCTGCGGGGAGCGCTGCCGGACCTGCCGCTGCGCGGGTTCCCGGACAGCGACCGCCAGCACCTCGAGGGCGGTCTCGTGGGCTTTCTCTCCTACGACGCCGTCTACGACCTCTGGCTCGACGAGGTCGGGCTCGAGCACCCTACCTCCCGCTTTCCCGACGCGCAGTTCGTCCTCACGACCCGGACGCTCGTTTTCGACCACGCAGAGGACAGCGTCCAGCTCGTGTTCACGCCGGTCCTCCGCGAGGGCGAGGACGCGGGCGCGTGCTACGACCGGCTGGCGGCCGAGGCCGACCGGGTCGCGGGCCTGCTCGAGGGAGCGCGGGCGCCCGAGACCGACGGCTTCCGCCGCGAGCGCGAGGAGGCCGGCCCGCGCGAGGAGTACGAGGCGGCCGTCGAGCGCGCGAAGGAACACGTCTACAGCGGCGACATCTACCAGGGGGTCATCTCCCGGACCCGGGAACTCTACGGCGAGGTGGACGCGCTGGGCTTCTACGAGGCGCTGCGCTCGGTCAATCCCTCGCCGTACATGTACCTGCTGGGCTACGACGACCTCCAAGTGGTGGGCGCGAGCCCGGAGACGCTGGTCTCGGTCAGCGGGGACGAGGTGATGTCCAACCCGATCGCGGGAACCTGTCCGCGCGGGACGAGCCCGGTCGAGGACCGCCGGCTGGCCGGCGAGATGCTCGCCGACGACAAGGAACGGGCCGAGCACACGATGCTGGTCGACCTGGCGCGCAACGACGTCCGCCGGGTCGCAGAGGCCGGCAGCGTCCGCGTCGAGGAGTTCATGAACGTGCTCAAGTACTCCCACGTCCAGCACATCGAGTCGACGGTCACGGGGACGCTTTCGGCCGACTGTGACGCCTTCGACGCCGTCCGCGCCTCGTTCCCCGCGGGGACGCTCTCGGGCGCCCCGAAGATCCGGGCGATGGAGATCATCGACGACCTCGAGCGCACACCGCGGGGTCCCTACGGGGGCGGCGTCGGCTACGTCTCCTGGCAGGACGACGCCGACTTCGCGATCGTGATCCGGTCGGCGACGGTCGAAGCACTGGACGAGGACGAGCGCGAGCACGAGGGCGAGCGCCAGCGCGTCACCGTCCAGGCCGGCGCCGGGATCGTCGCCGACAGTGACCCCGCCGCGGAGTTCGACGAGACCGAACAGAAGATGGACGGCGTGCTGGCGGCCCTCGAGCGGATCGAGCGCGAGGACGCCGACGCCGGAACCGGGGAGGGGGCCGAGCCTGGCCCCGAACCGGAGGTGGACGGATGA
- a CDS encoding outer membrane protein assembly factor BamB family protein, which produces MTNEQYSRRDCLLAAGTVAAVGSAGCTNALSGATQTPPIESIEPDWTVDVAGYFESDPVIAGDTLYVGANEPDRPRNTLYALDHTDGSETWTATVEGGLEAPPTVADGVVYAVTNENRVYAFDASEGTEQWQFRRTAGDTLRAAPAVAGDTVYVGALSTTTDGRVAGLYALNRADGSQQWMQKTRGGVGGAPVVVDDTIYSATVDGWLTARNTSDGTRQWRQIIASDATNAGPVVVGDTIYAGGVNGFDGAAVAIDRASGDELWRAELEDWPGASVAVAGETVYVGIEEPALVYALRTSDGSTRWSHELGGQIHSQPVVTENHVYVAGDNVLALDRDGGTPRLRLESEGYHYLSTIAEGTLYVVNSEGRLQALPTA; this is translated from the coding sequence ATGACCAACGAGCAGTACTCACGACGGGACTGTCTCCTCGCGGCTGGAACAGTCGCTGCAGTCGGCTCAGCTGGCTGCACGAACGCGCTCTCGGGCGCGACTCAAACACCGCCGATAGAGAGCATCGAGCCGGACTGGACAGTTGATGTTGCCGGATACTTCGAGTCAGACCCGGTCATCGCTGGTGACACACTGTACGTCGGGGCAAATGAGCCCGACCGGCCGAGGAATACGCTGTATGCACTCGACCACACGGACGGGTCGGAAACGTGGACAGCGACGGTCGAAGGCGGGCTTGAGGCACCGCCAACCGTCGCCGATGGAGTCGTGTACGCGGTGACGAATGAGAATCGCGTCTACGCGTTTGACGCCAGCGAGGGCACCGAACAGTGGCAGTTCAGGCGTACCGCGGGGGACACGCTGCGTGCGGCACCAGCCGTCGCTGGTGACACCGTCTACGTGGGGGCACTGAGCACGACCACGGACGGGAGAGTCGCCGGGCTGTACGCGCTCAACCGGGCCGACGGGTCACAGCAGTGGATGCAAAAGACACGGGGCGGTGTCGGAGGGGCGCCAGTCGTCGTCGATGACACCATCTATTCGGCGACGGTAGATGGCTGGCTGACAGCACGGAACACGTCCGATGGGACCAGACAATGGCGCCAAATCATTGCGAGCGACGCGACGAACGCAGGGCCAGTGGTCGTTGGCGATACCATCTATGCGGGCGGAGTGAACGGCTTCGACGGGGCGGCTGTCGCGATCGACCGCGCCTCCGGGGACGAACTGTGGCGAGCCGAGCTCGAGGATTGGCCAGGCGCGTCCGTCGCTGTTGCAGGAGAGACAGTCTACGTCGGGATCGAGGAACCAGCATTAGTCTACGCACTCCGCACTAGTGATGGGAGTACCCGGTGGTCACACGAACTCGGCGGCCAGATCCACTCCCAGCCCGTCGTCACCGAGAACCACGTTTATGTCGCAGGTGACAACGTCCTCGCACTCGACAGAGACGGCGGTACACCCCGCCTGCGACTCGAATCCGAGGGATATCACTATCTCTCCACAATCGCAGAGGGAACTCTCTATGTCGTGAATAGTGAGGGCAGACTCCAGGCGCTCCCGACTGCCTGA